A genomic stretch from Bordetella sp. N includes:
- a CDS encoding DEAD/DEAH box helicase, translating to MASLPAQTDVLDELFHPAVADWFHRSYDAPTPAQQQAWPLIHARKPTLVAAPTGSGKTLTAFLAALDELVRMGLAADGELPDATLVLYVSPLKALSNDIRVNLQTPLAGISEELAARGLPVPAIRSAVRTGDTTQQERQAMRRRPPHILVTTPESLYVLLGSAGGRAMLRTVRSVIIDEIHAVAGAKRGSHLALSLARLDALCEQPPVRIGLSATQKPLEAVARFLAGRKADGTQGDCAVVDIGHGRARDLALEIPPVPLEAVMANDVWERVYDRMAELAASHRTTLVFVNTRRMAERTARHLAERLGNEAVAAHHGSLAKEARLDTEQRLKRGALKVLVATASLELGIDIGEVELVCQVGSPRAIAAFLQRVGRAGHQVGGISKGRLFPTSRDDLIECAALLDSVRRGELDTLHVPRAPLDVLAQQIVAEVANQEWDEDALYTLIRSAEPYAELPRARYDAVLKMLSAGYTGRNGVRGAYLHRDTVSGTVRGRRGSQLTAVTSGGTIPDNADYSVMLEPQGQHIGTVNEDFAVESLAGDVFQLGNTAYRILRIESGRVRVEDAHGMAPNIPFWLGEAPGRTGELSQAVGRLREQVDGWLKASPATTANEANEATAAEARPYDPSDPDAAQPALPNLDNAIANLSETTGIGTAAARQIVEYLARARAALGALPSQDVLILERFFDESGGMQLVLHAPFGSRINRAWGLALRKRFCRTFNFELQAAATEDAIVLSLSTSHSFPLEDVWRYLHAATARDVLVQALLDAPLFNARWRWNATTSLAIPRYSGGKKLAPQLLRMRSEDLLTAVFPDQAACLENIVGERELPDHPLVEQTLDDCLHEAMDCDGWLDVLRRIDQGQITLLARDLPAPSPLAMEILNANPYAFLDDAPLEERRTRAVQSRRWSDPAGNDDLGALDAAAIADVAAQAWPRVRSADEAHEALMTLGCVTAEEAAGLGHATSDDDGHARAEPYADADASSAASAASAASTDKADWRPWLTQLARSGRATQRVLPDGTRLWTALERLPCLVATYPDGINEPALTAPAEDWEREDAVVELLRARLSGCGPRTLKEIVAPLALSPATGTAALARLEQEGVLLRGRFTPGATEEEWCERHLLARIHRLTIAHLRREIEPVTLQEFMRFLCHWQRLAPATRGQGAAALGEVLDQLEGYEAAAGAWEQDLLPARVGDYQATWLDDLTRAGRLAWLRMPAAGRNAVATVRGTPIVLLPRRQLGTWQALAEPADPETLSPRARDTHDALRSEGAMFFDELLGATRLLPVELENALVELVAAGLVTADSYDGLRALLLPASRRAPASGRRRRGAPPPGLDQAGRWAVVRRAAPSAAAVGAGTGSIDGGGGLASASATSAPSAATPTASAATLNATTKAIARTRPQARDPAQLEHLIHVLLRRYGVLFWRLLDREADWLPPWRDFLPVLHRLEARGEIRGGRFVAGLAGEQFALPEAIPVLRSLRRQDGDEAWITVSAVDPLNLCGTLLPGEKIPALAGNRLLLRDGLPMAAWVSGELRELTPLTADERQAALSALARRG from the coding sequence ATGGCCTCCCTCCCCGCCCAGACCGACGTATTGGATGAGCTGTTCCATCCCGCCGTTGCAGACTGGTTCCATCGCTCCTACGACGCCCCCACGCCTGCTCAGCAGCAAGCGTGGCCGCTGATTCATGCGAGGAAACCGACGCTGGTCGCGGCGCCGACCGGGTCGGGGAAGACGCTGACGGCTTTTCTGGCGGCGCTCGATGAGCTGGTGCGCATGGGACTCGCCGCTGATGGCGAGCTGCCCGACGCCACGCTGGTGCTCTATGTTTCTCCGCTGAAAGCACTGTCCAACGACATTCGGGTCAACCTTCAAACGCCCTTGGCTGGCATCTCTGAAGAACTGGCAGCCCGCGGGCTGCCCGTGCCTGCCATCCGCAGTGCCGTGCGTACCGGCGATACCACCCAGCAGGAACGACAAGCCATGCGGCGGCGGCCGCCGCATATTCTGGTAACGACGCCGGAATCGCTCTACGTGTTACTGGGCTCGGCCGGCGGCCGGGCGATGCTGCGCACCGTGCGCTCGGTCATCATCGATGAGATCCATGCCGTGGCTGGCGCCAAGCGTGGCAGCCATCTGGCCCTTAGCCTGGCCCGGCTCGACGCGCTTTGCGAGCAGCCGCCAGTGCGCATTGGCCTGTCCGCCACCCAGAAACCCCTGGAGGCAGTCGCCCGCTTTCTCGCCGGCCGTAAGGCCGATGGCACGCAAGGCGACTGCGCGGTCGTCGATATCGGCCACGGTCGCGCACGGGATCTGGCGTTGGAGATTCCGCCGGTGCCGCTGGAAGCGGTCATGGCCAATGATGTCTGGGAACGGGTCTATGACCGCATGGCGGAACTGGCCGCATCCCATCGCACGACACTGGTCTTCGTCAATACGCGGCGCATGGCGGAACGGACGGCACGGCATCTGGCTGAGCGCCTGGGCAACGAAGCGGTGGCGGCGCATCACGGGAGTCTGGCCAAGGAAGCACGGCTGGATACCGAGCAGCGGCTCAAACGCGGGGCGTTGAAGGTTCTGGTGGCGACAGCTTCGCTGGAATTGGGTATCGATATTGGCGAGGTCGAACTGGTGTGCCAGGTGGGCTCGCCGCGCGCCATCGCGGCGTTCTTGCAGCGCGTGGGGCGCGCAGGCCACCAAGTGGGTGGGATCTCGAAGGGCCGCTTGTTTCCCACTTCGCGAGACGATCTGATCGAATGCGCGGCGCTGCTGGATAGCGTACGACGCGGCGAGTTGGATACTTTGCATGTGCCACGCGCGCCGCTTGATGTGCTGGCCCAACAGATTGTCGCTGAGGTCGCGAACCAGGAATGGGACGAGGATGCTCTCTATACCTTGATCAGGAGCGCCGAACCCTATGCGGAGCTGCCCCGTGCCCGCTACGACGCGGTGCTGAAAATGTTGTCCGCCGGGTATACGGGGCGCAACGGGGTGCGCGGCGCATATCTGCATCGCGATACGGTCAGCGGGACGGTGCGCGGGCGGCGCGGGAGCCAGCTTACCGCCGTAACGTCGGGTGGCACGATTCCCGACAATGCCGATTACTCGGTGATGTTGGAGCCGCAAGGTCAGCACATTGGCACCGTCAACGAGGACTTCGCGGTCGAAAGTCTGGCCGGGGATGTTTTTCAGTTGGGCAATACGGCCTATCGCATCTTGCGTATCGAGTCGGGTCGCGTGCGGGTCGAGGATGCGCATGGCATGGCGCCGAATATTCCCTTCTGGCTGGGAGAAGCGCCGGGGCGCACCGGGGAACTGTCGCAGGCGGTGGGACGCTTGCGGGAACAGGTCGATGGCTGGTTGAAGGCCAGCCCCGCCACCACGGCAAACGAGGCGAATGAGGCAACCGCCGCAGAGGCGCGGCCCTATGATCCGTCAGATCCAGACGCAGCACAGCCCGCCCTCCCCAACCTGGACAACGCAATCGCCAACCTGAGCGAAACAACCGGCATCGGCACAGCCGCAGCCCGGCAGATCGTCGAGTACCTGGCACGCGCCCGCGCCGCCCTGGGCGCCCTACCCAGCCAGGACGTGCTGATACTGGAACGTTTCTTCGATGAGTCAGGCGGCATGCAGCTGGTCCTGCACGCGCCTTTCGGTAGCCGGATCAATCGCGCCTGGGGCCTGGCGCTGCGCAAGCGCTTCTGCCGCACGTTCAACTTCGAACTGCAAGCCGCGGCCACGGAAGACGCGATCGTGTTGTCACTGTCAACCAGCCACAGCTTTCCGCTGGAGGATGTCTGGCGCTATCTGCACGCAGCCACCGCGCGCGACGTGCTCGTACAAGCTTTGCTGGACGCGCCTTTGTTCAATGCGCGTTGGCGCTGGAACGCGACCACTTCGCTGGCGATCCCTCGCTACAGCGGCGGCAAGAAACTGGCGCCTCAGCTGTTGCGCATGCGCAGCGAAGATCTACTGACGGCGGTGTTTCCCGATCAGGCGGCCTGCCTGGAAAACATCGTTGGCGAACGCGAATTACCGGACCATCCGCTGGTCGAGCAGACGCTGGATGATTGCCTGCATGAGGCCATGGATTGCGATGGGTGGCTGGACGTCCTGCGCCGCATCGATCAAGGGCAGATTACGTTGCTGGCGCGTGACCTGCCTGCGCCTTCGCCGCTGGCGATGGAAATTCTCAACGCCAACCCCTATGCCTTCCTGGACGATGCGCCGCTGGAAGAAAGGCGCACGCGGGCGGTGCAGTCGCGGCGTTGGTCTGATCCTGCCGGGAATGATGACCTGGGGGCCTTGGATGCCGCGGCCATCGCTGATGTGGCGGCTCAGGCCTGGCCCCGGGTGCGCAGTGCGGATGAGGCGCATGAGGCCTTGATGACGCTGGGATGCGTGACAGCTGAAGAAGCGGCTGGGCTGGGGCACGCGACCAGCGATGATGACGGCCATGCCCGGGCCGAGCCTTACGCGGACGCAGACGCTAGCAGCGCCGCAAGTGCGGCGTCGGCTGCGTCCACCGATAAAGCCGACTGGCGGCCGTGGTTAACGCAACTGGCGCGATCCGGTCGCGCGACGCAACGCGTCCTGCCGGACGGGACACGTCTGTGGACGGCGCTGGAGCGGCTGCCCTGCCTGGTGGCGACTTACCCTGACGGCATCAACGAGCCTGCGTTGACCGCCCCTGCGGAAGACTGGGAACGCGAGGACGCCGTCGTCGAGTTGTTGCGCGCCCGCCTGTCTGGCTGCGGGCCGCGTACGTTGAAGGAGATCGTCGCGCCACTGGCCCTGTCACCCGCTACGGGTACCGCCGCGCTGGCGCGGTTGGAGCAGGAAGGCGTTCTCTTGCGCGGCCGCTTCACCCCTGGAGCCACGGAAGAAGAATGGTGCGAACGGCATCTGCTGGCGCGTATTCATCGGCTGACGATTGCCCACCTGCGGCGTGAGATTGAGCCGGTCACGTTGCAGGAGTTCATGCGCTTCTTGTGCCATTGGCAAAGGCTGGCGCCTGCCACGCGCGGCCAAGGCGCCGCGGCATTGGGCGAGGTGCTGGACCAGTTGGAAGGCTACGAAGCTGCTGCCGGGGCCTGGGAGCAGGATCTGTTGCCGGCGCGCGTGGGCGATTATCAGGCGACGTGGCTGGATGATCTGACGCGGGCTGGGCGGTTGGCCTGGTTGCGGATGCCGGCTGCGGGGCGCAACGCGGTTGCTACGGTGCGGGGCACACCTATCGTGTTGCTGCCGCGCCGGCAGTTGGGGACCTGGCAGGCGCTGGCTGAGCCAGCCGACCCGGAGACGTTGTCGCCGCGTGCCCGCGATACACACGATGCCTTGCGTTCCGAAGGAGCGATGTTCTTCGACGAATTGCTGGGTGCTACACGGTTGCTGCCGGTGGAGTTGGAGAATGCGCTGGTCGAGTTGGTGGCTGCGGGGCTGGTGACGGCGGATAGCTACGATGGCCTGCGGGCTTTGCTACTGCCGGCGTCGCGGCGGGCCCCCGCCAGCGGCCGGCGGCGCCGGGGTGCGCCCCCGCCTGGGCTGGATCAGGCGGGCCGATGGGCCGTGGTGCGGCGCGCGGCTCCCTCCGCAGCCGCCGTGGGCGCTGGAACGGGAAGCATTGACGGTGGCGGTGGACTTGCAAGTGCAAGTGCGACAAGTGCACCCTCCGCAGCTACTCCAACGGCCAGCGCCGCAACGCTGAACGCCACAACCAAGGCAATCGCACGAACTCGTCCGCAAGCCCGCGATCCCGCGCAGCTGGAACACCTGATCCACGTATTACTCCGCCGCTACGGCGTCCTGTTCTGGCGCCTGCTCGACCGCGAAGCCGACTGGCTGCCGCCCTGGCGCGATTTCCTGCCCGTGCTGCATCGGCTCGAAGCCCGTGGAGAAATCCGGGGCGGCCGTTTCGTGGCCGGCCTTGCGGGCGAGCAATTTGCCCTGCCCGAAGCCATCCCCGTCTTGCGGAGCCTGCGTCGCCAGGACGGCGATGAGGCCTGGATCACTGTGTCCGCGGTCGATCCCTTGAATCTCTGCGGCACGCTATTGCCAGGGGAGAAGATTCCAGCCTTGGCCGGCAATCGTCTGCTGCTGCGCGACGGCCTGCCCATGGCGGCATGGGTATCGGGAGAACTGCGCGAATTGACGCCGCTGACGGCTGACGAACGGCAGGCCGCCCTGAGCGCACTAGCGCGACGCGGTTGA
- a CDS encoding YbfB/YjiJ family MFS transporter codes for MTVEQMSQQGATRIALVGMLSIAVAIGIGRFAYTPLLPIMLEDGWLTLAEGCWLAESNLLGYFVGAILCSLIPGMWVRATRKEVPDQVLAIAGMAATGALTLAMAIPLPGLWQWLRFFSGIASAVAFVFTSSWCLRRLAQQNRTSMAGLIYCGSGVGIVLGGVLVSATASMGWSATGGWKALGCLVGAIVLWVGYEWHRDRRNTPRRDSSPDTTKSVSDIPPLASIPIGSLPLSEGLGWLMFAYGLAGFGYVITATFLPVMAREVIPDSMWVDWIWPIYGISAAVGCLASTRMPAHWDNSRVLAVCYCMQSIGVVMGLWWPSVGGFILSSVMVGMPFTALTLFAFREVRLRWPHKSTSVIGLMTAVYAIGQILSPPLFGSLLRSGIGHSQVFAWSLHTASAALLMGGLIWFLAAARLPVRDAMRVKA; via the coding sequence ATGACCGTAGAGCAGATGTCACAGCAGGGCGCGACGCGCATAGCACTAGTGGGTATGTTGTCGATCGCCGTCGCCATAGGTATCGGTCGATTCGCATACACCCCACTACTGCCCATCATGCTGGAGGACGGGTGGCTTACGTTGGCGGAAGGTTGTTGGCTGGCTGAAAGCAACTTACTGGGGTACTTCGTCGGGGCAATACTTTGCTCGCTGATCCCTGGCATGTGGGTGCGGGCGACTCGGAAAGAGGTGCCCGATCAAGTGCTGGCGATCGCCGGGATGGCTGCCACAGGAGCATTGACGCTGGCGATGGCCATACCCTTGCCTGGGCTTTGGCAATGGCTGCGGTTTTTTTCCGGAATCGCGAGCGCCGTTGCCTTCGTGTTCACGTCTAGCTGGTGCCTGCGACGGTTGGCGCAGCAGAACCGCACATCCATGGCCGGGCTGATCTACTGCGGATCGGGCGTGGGGATTGTGCTGGGTGGCGTCTTGGTCAGCGCGACGGCATCGATGGGCTGGAGCGCGACGGGTGGCTGGAAAGCGCTGGGCTGCCTGGTGGGCGCCATCGTTCTGTGGGTCGGATATGAATGGCACCGTGACCGCCGGAATACGCCGCGGCGGGATAGCTCGCCTGACACCACGAAATCCGTATCCGATATCCCGCCGCTAGCTTCGATACCGATTGGTTCTCTGCCACTTAGTGAAGGATTGGGCTGGCTGATGTTCGCCTATGGGCTGGCGGGCTTCGGCTATGTGATTACCGCTACCTTCTTGCCGGTAATGGCTCGCGAGGTCATCCCGGATTCCATGTGGGTCGATTGGATATGGCCGATTTATGGGATCTCGGCGGCAGTGGGCTGCCTGGCATCCACGCGCATGCCGGCGCATTGGGACAATAGCCGGGTATTGGCGGTTTGCTATTGCATGCAGTCGATCGGCGTGGTGATGGGGCTGTGGTGGCCCAGTGTGGGCGGTTTCATTCTGAGCAGCGTGATGGTGGGAATGCCGTTCACGGCGTTAACGCTATTCGCGTTTCGGGAAGTCAGACTGCGTTGGCCGCACAAATCGACGTCGGTCATAGGCTTGATGACAGCCGTCTACGCCATAGGCCAGATCCTGAGCCCTCCCCTGTTTGGGTCGCTGTTGAGGAGTGGGATCGGGCATAGCCAAGTCTTTGCCTGGTCGCTGCATACAGCTAGTGCAGCGCTGCTGATGGGTGGGCTCATCTGGTTTTTGGCTGCTGCGCGTTTGCCGGTTCGAGATGCAATGCGCGTAAAGGCATAG
- the imuA gene encoding translesion DNA synthesis-associated protein ImuA, with protein sequence MSAATLAPERIHPALWRGTQLARGSRATIRTGHPQLTQELPDGGWPTGALTELLLARPGIGELRLLQPALAALPADGPIALVQPPCVPHIAAWSGAGLDPQRLWWIDPAREADALWATEQILKNGSCAALLCWLPHVRTTSLRRLHLAAQASSTLLFALRPARDASQASPAPLRLELRTVSGGLAINLLKRRGPVCAQPLFIALDTALVPRVLPTHAHSALDRRIPAQAGAGRPASALAT encoded by the coding sequence ATGTCCGCCGCCACTCTTGCTCCCGAGCGCATCCATCCCGCCTTATGGCGGGGGACGCAACTCGCGCGCGGCAGCCGGGCGACGATACGCACAGGCCATCCCCAACTAACCCAGGAACTACCCGACGGCGGCTGGCCTACCGGCGCGCTCACCGAACTGCTGCTGGCCCGCCCCGGCATCGGCGAATTACGCCTGCTGCAACCGGCCCTGGCCGCCCTGCCCGCGGACGGTCCCATCGCCCTGGTCCAACCGCCCTGCGTGCCGCATATCGCGGCCTGGAGCGGCGCCGGCCTGGACCCTCAACGCTTGTGGTGGATAGACCCGGCGCGCGAAGCCGACGCGCTGTGGGCCACCGAACAGATCCTGAAAAACGGCAGTTGCGCGGCGCTGCTGTGCTGGCTGCCGCATGTCCGTACCACCAGCCTGCGCCGTCTGCATCTGGCGGCCCAGGCCAGCAGCACCTTGCTGTTCGCCCTGCGGCCGGCGCGCGACGCCAGCCAGGCCTCGCCGGCGCCCTTGCGGCTGGAACTGCGCACGGTCAGCGGCGGCCTGGCCATCAACCTGCTTAAACGGCGCGGCCCGGTCTGCGCCCAACCCCTGTTTATCGCGCTGGACACCGCCCTGGTCCCGCGTGTCCTGCCTACGCATGCCCATTCCGCTCTGGATCGCCGTATCCCTGCCCAGGCTGGCGCTGGACGCCCTGCGTCCGCCCTGGCCACTTGA
- a CDS encoding DNA polymerase Y family protein gives MPIPLWIAVSLPRLALDALRPPWPLESTACAVMQQDRVLALTTPAADLGIQPGLRRGGVTAIAPQVIMLERDIAAEEDALQATALALLQYTPEVTLADADTILLNVGASLRAFGGPRRLLRRARATVASQELLAVLAMAPTASGAWLLAQGQARRRRVIRPGALTRRLNALPCALLPQAQPYQDWLRGIGCVTLRHLRALPRAGLQRRCGPALTLALDRAYGQAPEVHAWLVAPPSFRRRHELIERIEHTDAVLAVTSRLLEPLCGWLAAHQLAVPRLRLELEHERGRHARPPTPLDLALAEPAWQANHLHALLRERLARLTLEAPVIAVVLDAPDTVARPGANTTLFPDPSQQAGDQARLLDLLAARLGRERVRMPCPAADHRPEAANRWRQAHDAAPAAIPTPELERPYWLLDPPQALRLRDQRPFHNSPLTLVRGPERIENGWWDEGLALRDYFVAEDTAGARYWIYRERDEQEGRWFLHGLFG, from the coding sequence ATGCCCATTCCGCTCTGGATCGCCGTATCCCTGCCCAGGCTGGCGCTGGACGCCCTGCGTCCGCCCTGGCCACTTGAAAGCACGGCTTGCGCGGTCATGCAACAGGACCGCGTCCTGGCCCTGACGACCCCCGCAGCGGACCTGGGCATACAGCCAGGTCTGCGGCGCGGTGGCGTCACGGCCATTGCTCCCCAGGTCATCATGCTGGAACGCGATATCGCCGCCGAGGAAGACGCGCTTCAGGCCACCGCCCTGGCGCTGCTGCAATACACGCCGGAAGTCACGCTGGCCGACGCCGACACCATCCTGTTGAACGTGGGCGCCAGCCTGCGCGCGTTCGGCGGACCGCGCCGGCTGCTGCGCCGCGCCCGCGCCACCGTGGCCAGCCAGGAACTGCTGGCCGTGCTGGCGATGGCGCCCACCGCCAGCGGGGCCTGGCTGCTGGCGCAAGGCCAGGCGCGCCGGCGCCGGGTCATCCGTCCAGGAGCGCTGACGCGCCGGCTCAACGCCCTGCCCTGCGCCTTGCTGCCGCAAGCCCAGCCCTATCAGGACTGGCTGCGCGGCATCGGCTGCGTCACCCTGCGCCACTTGCGCGCCCTGCCGCGCGCGGGCCTGCAACGACGCTGCGGCCCCGCGCTGACGCTGGCGTTGGACCGCGCCTATGGCCAGGCGCCCGAGGTCCACGCCTGGCTGGTCGCGCCCCCCAGCTTCCGGCGCCGCCATGAACTGATAGAACGCATCGAACATACCGACGCCGTGCTGGCAGTGACCAGCCGACTGCTCGAACCCCTGTGCGGCTGGCTGGCCGCGCATCAACTGGCCGTGCCGCGCCTGCGGCTGGAACTGGAACACGAACGAGGCCGTCACGCCCGCCCGCCCACGCCGCTGGACCTGGCTTTGGCCGAACCTGCCTGGCAAGCCAACCATCTGCATGCCTTGCTGCGCGAACGGCTGGCCCGCCTGACCCTGGAAGCACCCGTCATCGCGGTGGTGCTGGACGCGCCCGACACGGTGGCACGGCCGGGCGCGAACACGACCCTGTTCCCTGATCCATCCCAGCAGGCCGGCGACCAGGCCCGCCTGCTGGACCTGCTGGCCGCGCGCCTGGGCCGCGAGCGCGTGCGCATGCCCTGCCCGGCCGCCGATCATCGCCCGGAGGCCGCCAACCGCTGGCGCCAGGCCCACGATGCCGCGCCGGCCGCCATACCGACGCCGGAACTGGAGCGCCCGTACTGGCTGCTCGATCCGCCGCAAGCCCTGCGGTTGCGCGATCAACGGCCGTTTCATAACTCGCCCCTGACGCTGGTACGCGGCCCCGAGCGCATCGAAAACGGCTGGTGGGACGAAGGCCTGGCCTTGCGCGATTACTTCGTCGCCGAAGACACCGCTGGCGCGCGCTACTGGATCTATCGCGAACGCGATGAACAGGAAGGCCGCTGGTTTCTGCACGGCCTGTTCGGCTAG
- a CDS encoding DNA-binding protein produces the protein MVKLREFDVANYLDNDKTIAIFLADAAKDGNLDLFLNALFTVARAWYAENILEMTNKKMAKKFETLRGRMSSESQARVEALAKRMSAEMDFQQKR, from the coding sequence ATGGTTAAGCTACGAGAGTTCGACGTCGCTAATTATCTGGATAACGACAAGACTATCGCCATTTTTCTGGCTGACGCGGCGAAAGACGGCAATCTTGATTTGTTTCTTAACGCATTGTTCACGGTCGCGAGAGCTTGGTATGCGGAAAATATTCTGGAAATGACGAATAAGAAAATGGCCAAGAAATTTGAAACGCTGCGTGGACGTATGTCTTCGGAGTCTCAAGCTCGTGTTGAAGCATTGGCTAAACGCATGTCTGCTGAGATGGATTTTCAGCAGAAACGATAG